The following proteins come from a genomic window of Amphiura filiformis chromosome 16, Afil_fr2py, whole genome shotgun sequence:
- the LOC140135665 gene encoding uncharacterized protein, with protein sequence MAGHSHIKMWIISTLLLMSFVHPSLANVKKEAKYLILGAGAGGLHAARLLLAQNITDFIILEGTNQIGGRSERSVDFGGITFNPGDMFVYGNIDYLQRLGFGLQKYDFAFWEVRNDQGEDITPEANTQDGILYAAKEATNDLAEGVVKHERPDIDQKTAMAMKGWLAKSPLDEIVQWYYFDFDQGIQMKRESLVGTYRQSLQPDYYLITDYGDSGLFSDVEQQLDEDHLHLGEVVVKIDQSGDKVTVTTGNTPSEEEEYVADYVLVTFSLGVLQQGELTFIPPLPEWKTEQLCRYQRGTIEGVLLRFASKFWSDAEWILHASDRQDVDYHHYPAFLNVDREWMHPGSNILVAILTGKKP encoded by the exons ATGGCGGGCCACTCTCATATCAAAATGTGGATCATCTCTACTCTTCTTCTGATGAGTTTTGTCCATCCATCGCTTGCAAATGTTAAAAAGGAGGCCAAATATTTGATTCTTGGAGCCGGGGCGGGTGGCCTGCATGCGGCACGATTGCTTCTTGCTCAAAATATCACCGATTTCATcattttggaag gtaccAATCAGATTGGAGGGCGCTCCGAGAGATCGGTTGACTTCGGTGGTATAACATTCAACCCTGGAGATATGTTCGTTTATGGAAACATAGATTACCTGCAAAGGCTTGGGTTTGGACTTCAAAAGTATGACTTTGCTTTCTGGGAGGTCCGCAATGATCAAGGGGAAGATATTACACCGGAAGCAAACACGCAAGATGGAATATTGTATGCAGCTAAGGAAG CTACCAATGACCTCGCCGAGGGTGTCGTCAAGCACGAGCGGCCCGATATTGATCAAAAAACCGCCATGGCAATGAAAGGATGGTTGGCTAAATCGCCACTGGATGAAATCGTGCAATG GTATTACTTTGACTTCGATCAGGGCATCCAGATGAAGCGTGAGTCTTTAGTTGGAACTTACCGTCAAAGTCTACAACCCGACTACTACTTGATCACCGACTACGGCGATAGTGGACTCTTTTCAGATGTTGAACAACAACTGGATGAAGACCACCTCCATTTGGGTGAA GTGGTTGTCAAAATCGACCAATCTGGTGACAAGGTAACAGTAACTACCGGGAACACACCCTCCGAGGAAGAAGAATACGTTGCGGATTATGTCCTGGTGACCTTTAGTCTTGGAGTCTTGCAGCAGGGTGAGCTAACCTTCATACCGCCGCTCCCAGAGTGGAAAACGGAGCAACTCTGCCGTTACCAAAGAGGGACGATTGAAGGAGTCTTGCTCAGATTCGCCTCCAAATTTTGGAGTGACGCAGAGTGGATTCTCCACGCAAGTGATCGTCAAGATGTTGACTACCATCATTATCCAGCTTTCTTGAATGTAGATCGCGAATGGATGCATCCTGGATCGAACATTCTAGTGGCCATACTTACAGGGAAGAAGCCATAA